In the Oncorhynchus keta strain PuntledgeMale-10-30-2019 chromosome 16, Oket_V2, whole genome shotgun sequence genome, TCCCCTTAATAAAAAAAATCAACCACGAAGCACTGCATTTATTGATATAGTACGACATGCTGAGTCACATCCAATAACTACTGTGAAGCAGCTTTCATTTGCAAAGAAGAAAGAAGGACGATACGTGTTACATTAACTAGATGGTTGGACAAAATAATACCATTCAAGTTCAAATGGTGGCGTCatcttgtaccttgtcagttgcTCACTTTTAGATTAGTGATGTCTGGACTATGGAGTCCTTCACTCATTAGATGAACTACGTGTAGGTGGTTGTGACCGGAGGTTGCTTCAGAAATAATTGCCCACAAAATATTCAATTATGAGCACGGAGTTGAGCAGGCGACCAAAATCTAACACAGATCATAAAACGATCGCATTAATTATAGCGCGATTCTGCAACAGAAAGCAAAGACAGTTGACTACAATTTTCAATTAATTTTATGCAAATTAAATCAATTTCTTGATTCTGGATTAATACAATAATTGTCCATCTTAACCAAGAGCACATTTGTTTTACAGATTGTTTACAGATCTAAAACAAGTCAAGTACAGATGCAAAAGTGATCACATTAtggaaaaatatatttattttgcaCATGCAGGTCCTTCTACACATTACATTACAAAATGGAAGTTAACATGCTAGACAGTTGATAATATAACAGCCATGACCAGACTGAGCAGGACAACATTTCTctgtaaaacaaaaaaatgtgttgATGTATTTCTGCCCTCTTGTGGATTATTTGTGTATGACACGTGCTGAGATGATTTCAGGTAGGCCTCCGTGCCGTCTTGAAGTATCGGTCATTTGAATCTCAGTTGACATGTCAGGTGTATCACCAGTGGTCCACAAAAAAAATAACTCAAGGCTGTGAGCCTCCGGGATACGGTTTAAAGGACACTAGGCTACATCTTCTCATAGGTCAGTTCGTGTCCACAGGTGTTACAGACCTTCCTGTAGAGATCCTCCTCTTCATCCACCATCTCCTCAGGGCCGTACTCGTGCTGGTGAGCGCTGGTGTCCTTTGTCCACACGCTGCTCCTCACTGCACGGCGGAGCTCTGGTCACGACAGAGAAAAGAACAATCCAATAACTGATCAATAACAGGCGTGTAGGAATTATTCAATAAAGACAAAAGAAAAACCTGCACACTGTTTGCCAGTATCACTTGTGTTTTTGTGTTCACAGCCTTCTGATACATAAGCGCAATAAACCCCGccaaaaaaaaaaatggcaaGCACAATGGCTTTTTTGTTTTAAGTCAACAATGAAGAAATAAAACAATAACCTGCTTTCTATAATCCACTGGAGGTGCTAGTGTTTTATCTATGTTATTGTATCTCCCAGAGTTTTGTAATGACAAAAGGTGACTAATGGGCAAAGTTAATATTCAGTTTGGAGGGATTCATACAATGTTTAGCATGTAAATATATTTCCCCTTTCTATTTCCAGAGTTCTATTGGTGACACTCACGGTGcaggttgatggtcactagactcGATACTGAACGTTATGGATTATTGTCATTTTTGTTGACGGTGGTTGATGCCAGACTGGATGTACAAGGACCGAGGTCACACTGATTATTCACTGTTGTAATTGTATTGATGATGTTCTGTGAACTCTGATTCTGTAGCAGGTGACATTAACTGCCTTTTCGTTTAGACTCACAAGCCTCTCGAGTTGGTGTTTCCAGAACAtttggtgctgtctgattaggatataaaGGACCTGTCTCCAAGAGGCCAATTAGATATTTTCTCTGCTGGATGACGTCTCCCTGTTGCAACTAGATTTTTAAACATGAACTTTACCAACAATTGCTAATCTGAGAATTCCTATTACAGTGACTTATTTATTGATATGGCATTATGTCTGAGTGAGGATCAGAAAACAGTGTCACTGACCTTTAACCTTTTTGTTGAAGCGCTTCTGCTTCTGcacctccctgttctcctctctggcCTCCTTGGCCTCCTCCAGGGCCTCCTCAGAGCCCCACACCTCTAAGGAGCGCTTCTCCACCTGGAAACACAGCACAACATCATGTTTACTGATCTAACCTAAATACGGCTGGGTCACGCAACGTAAAACGTTTTGAAAAGTtcgagaaacagacgcctcaagtcctcaactggcagcttcattaaatagtacccgcagaacatcagtctcaacatcaacagtgaagaggtgactccgggacaCTGGCCTTCTAggctgtttctcaaactagacactaatgtacttgtccccttgctcagttgtgcaccagggcctcccactcctctttcttttctggttagggccagtttgtgctgttctgtgaggggagtagtacacagcatggTACGATATCttaagtttcttggcaatttcttgcatggaatagccttcatttctcagaacaagaatagactgacgagtttcagaagaaagttctttgattctggccattttgagcctgtaatcgaacccacaaataaatgctgatgctccagatactcaactagtctaaagaaggccagttttattgcttctttaaatcagaacaacagttttcagcagtgctaacataattgcaaaagggttttctaatgatcaattagccttttaaaatgatacacttggattagctaacacaacgtgccattggaacacaggagtgatgtttgctgataatgggcctctgtagatatcccataaaaaaaatatttaaaaatctgccgtctccagctacaatagtcatttacaacattaacaatgtctacactgtatttctgatcaattttatgttattttaatagacaaaaaaaaaatgtacaaaatattttctttcaaaaacaaagacatttctaagtgaccccaaacttttaaacgGTAGTGTATTTACCATTAAATTTGCATTCATCATTAAGAAATGCATGCAACATTTGGAAACTGAACACAGTTCTTATAGACAAGTCCAGGTAGAGGTAAACAAACAATAGTAGGGGAAAACTGGTACAGTGGCAGTCAGTTGAGGACAAGGTGAGGGAAAGCTAGCCTGGCATTCAAACTGATTGAAACAATACTGGTCAGAGCAGAGTGTTCAGTCTGGTTTTACCAGGCTGAGGGAAAGCAGCCGGTTAGAACCAGTGACGGTTGGTATCGGTAAGCTCGTCCTACCTGCAGCTTGAGGTAGAGTTTCATGTCTCCCCAATGAGGGTTGTGTGGGTTCTTCCTCAGGACAAACCTCAGCACTGGCTCCCTCTGGTCCAGGTCACAGTCCTTCAGTAGGTAGAGCTGCTTAGTCTCTGTACGGGATATCAGCTTGTGTTTCAcctcgttgtctctgatgggaagggggggggggcattaaCAGAGGGAAGACAAGATAGAAAACCTCTTCAGATGCATTTTGGCATCCTCTTACCATTGAAGCACAATGCAATACAACGGAAGTTAAAGCACTGTATGTAATACTGCAGTGCAGGCAGTCTAGGTGCTTAGaaagttgggccagtaaccgaaaggttgcgggatcgaatccctgagctgacgaggaagaaatctgtcgttctgcccctgaacaaggcagttaacccactgttccccggtaggccgtcattgtcaataagaatttgttcttaacggacttgcctagttaaataataaaaaatgttttatagtGAATGTGGTTATAGTAAACCTGTTATACTGATCAACTTGTCCTGCACATACAGTTCCAAAGGTtgagacacacctactcattcaagtgtgtctttattttttacaattttctacattgtacaacaatagcgaagacatcaaaactatgaaatagcacacatggaatcatgtagtaaccaaaaaaaaagtgttaaacaaatgaaaaaatatttatatttgagattcttcaaagtagccaccctttgccttgatgacagcttttcacactcttggaattcgctcaaccagcttcatgaggtggatggagggatttcaattaacaggtgtgccttgttaaaagtacatttgtggaatttctttccttcttaatgcatttgagccaatcagttgtgttgtgacaaggtaggggtggtatacaaaagataaccctatttggtaaaagaccaagtccatattatggcaagaacagcccaaataagcaaagagtccatcattactttaaggcatgaaagtcagtcaatacgaaacatttcaagaattttgaatgtttcttcaagtgcagtcgcaaaacccatcaagcgctatgatgaaactggctctcatgaggaccgccacaggaaaggaagacccagagttgcctctgctgcagtggataagttcattagagtttgcttcacaaagttcaagtaacacacatctcaacatcaactgttcagagaagactgcgtgaatcaggccttcatggtcgaattgatgcaaagaaaccactactaaaggacaccaataagaagaagagacttgtttgggccaaaaaacacgagcaatggacattagaccggtggaaatctgtcctttggtctgatgagtccaaattagagatttttagttccaaccgccgtgtctttgtgagacagagtaggtgaacggatgatccccgcatgtgtggttcccaccgtgaagcatggaggaggaggtgtgatggtgctttgctggtgacactgtcagtgatgtatttagaattcaaggcacacttaaccagcatggctaccacagcattgtgCAGCATTgcgccatcctatctggtttgcgcttaatgggactataatttggttttcaacaggacaatgacccaacacacctccaggctgtgtaagggctttttGACCAAGAAGAATAGGGATGTAGTGCTGCGTCaaatgacctgacctccacagtcacccgacctcaaaccaattgagatggtttgggatgagttggacgcaaaggtgaaggaaaagcagccaaacaagtgctcagcatatgtaggaacttcttcaagactgttggaaaacattccttgtgaagctggttgagagaatgctaagtgtgcaaagctgccatcaaggcaaaggggggctactttgaagaacctcaaatatattttcatttgtttaacttttttggttattacatgattccatgtgttattgcatagtttatgtcttcactattattctacaatgtagaaaatagtgaaaataaagaaaaacccttgaatgagtaggtgtgtccaaacttttgactggtactgtatgtgaacaCTATTATGAGAAGCACACTGTACAATAATATACAATAATatatatttgtaagtcgctctggataagagcgtctgctaaatgacttaaatgtaatgtaatgtaatatatatatatatatatatatatattgttattgttatttgtgTTTGTTGCCATTAACACAAGAAGACTTTTACCTGCAGTTGTCACAGACTGCCAGATCGAAGCCGTTGCTAAGGTAGGAATCCATAAAGGGCTTGTCACAGTCATCACACAGCAGATAGTCTGCCTCCATCACCGGGGCTAGGAAGACAGTCGGAGAGAGCAGAAGAACTCAACACTAGCCTGAGTGCCAGTTAGTTTTCAAGAGCGCAGACACTGCTTATGGAATTGTGATGCCAagcagactggcacccaggctcaACAATGCACTACTACTACACTTAAATtattacatttcagtcattttgGCGCACACACACGTATCCAGAATCACAATCAATGCAGAGAGAGTGCTATAGGAAGAGAGGTCAGCCAAGGTGTCTTGTCAGTAAAACAAGTATCTACTAGTCATTCAGATAGTGGTCTGTTGGTTGCCACTGTGccataaataatgtattgtggaCATCATTTACAATAGGGGGCGTCTGTAATACCTGATTGAAAGAAACTGACTCCACTCAGCAACTGGCATGTGGTATTACATGATTCCACAAAGGGGCGCACATGAACAAACAGTGCATCTCCCTTTGTTACACCAGACATACAGGAGGAGATAAGATTACGTCTGAAGTTTACATCATGCAACAAATATGAACAGTTCCCCCTGCCATATTTGATTGACTATAAATGCACATACCTGGTTGATGCACCACTTCCTTTGTCCTTTgctcctcctgtccctcctcttcttcatcaaTGAAGAAACCTCCTCCAGAGTCGACTATCTTAGCGACTTTAGCCGAGGTTCCACCCCCTTCCCCTGCCGATGGTCTGCTGGCCAGTCGGGCTTGCCTCAGCATCAGAGCCCGCTGTCTGTTTCGTTCGATCTTGGCTCTCATTGCGGGGGTCAGATCGCAGTTCTTGGCTTTGGACTCCGAAGGAGAGGAAGCATTATCCTTCACCGGCGTTGGAGGCTCCAACAGATCCATCGCAAAAAAAGCATGCACTAACTGACTTAGCTGTAGGCTAAACTCTCCAGCGTCTTGGAAATTGCAATTAAGTAAAGTTGTTTACCAGCAAGACAGCTGGCAGAGCTCTAAGAGGGGTAcaattgtttgtgtttctagtTTTAACCCGTGGACACATCGGTGTGTTCGAGTTACCGGCGGCTGCCATTTATCGGTCGCACAACCAACTTCCGGGTTGTTATAATGTCAAAATAAAAGTGCTGTTATGAAACTGATGCAGCTTCTCTATGTGACCGCGAGGTATCGCCGGAGAGCGGACATATACCATCCCCATCCAGCACTAATAGTATTCACAGCTTTATCCTGTTCCTTCTTGTCCATGTCCTTCATTGCTGGTCCATATCCTGAAAGACCCAGTGGCAATGTGCCATATCTGATGTAATTAGCTTGCTATAGCAATATCTCTGCTTGGTAAAGagctaaatatatggctctgacTCTACCTGGAGTGGCTGTTGTCTAGTTCATTATAAATGTTCATTCTCTGTTTTAATTAACTTATTATACTCTACCATGACCCACCCTGTTCTCTTTCCTTCCAAAGAATCAGGTAGTCcacacatttgtatttattttaccgttatttaactaggtaagtcagttaagaacaaatccttatttttaATGATGGCCtaagaacatttacatttacatttaagtcatttagcagacgctcttatccagagcgacttacaaattggtgcattcaccttatgacatccagtggaacagccactttacaatagtgcatctaaatcttttaaggggggtgagaaggattactttatcctatcctaggtattccttaaagaggtggggtttcaggtgtctccggaaggtggtgattgactccgctgtcctggcgtcgtgagggagtgtgttccaccattggggagccagagcagcgaacagttttgactgggctgagcgggaactgtacttcctcagtggtagggaggcgagcaggccagaggtggatgaacgcagtgcccttgtttgggtgtagggcctgatcagagcctggaggtactgaggtgccgttcccctcacagctccgtaggcaagcaccatggtcttgtagcggatgcgagcttcaactggaagccagtggagagagcggaggagcggggtgacgtgagagaacttgggaaggttgaacaccagacgggctgcggcgttctggatgagttgtaggggtttaatggcacaggcagggagcccagccaacagcgagttgcagtaatccagacgggagatgacaagtgcctggattaggacctgcgccgcttcctgtgtgaggcagggtcgtactctgcggatgttgtagagcatgaacctacaggaacgggccaccgccttgatgttagttgagaacgacagggtgttgtccaggatcacgccaaggttcttagcgctctgggaggaggacacaatggagttgtcaaccgtgatggcgagatcatggaacgggtagtccttccccgggaggaagagcagctccgtcttgccgaggttcagcttgaggtggtgatccgtcatccacactgatatgtctgccagacatgcagagatgcgattcgccacctggtcatcagaagggggaaaggagaagattaattgtgtgtcgtctgcatagcaatgataggagagaccatgtgaggttatgacagagccaagtga is a window encoding:
- the LOC118395462 gene encoding DNA repair protein complementing XP-A cells homolog, whose amino-acid sequence is MDLLEPPTPVKDNASSPSESKAKNCDLTPAMRAKIERNRQRALMLRQARLASRPSAGEGGGTSAKVAKIVDSGGGFFIDEEEEGQEEQRTKEVVHQPAPVMEADYLLCDDCDKPFMDSYLSNGFDLAVCDNCRDNEVKHKLISRTETKQLYLLKDCDLDQREPVLRFVLRKNPHNPHWGDMKLYLKLQVEKRSLEVWGSEEALEEAKEAREENREVQKQKRFNKKVKELRRAVRSSVWTKDTSAHQHEYGPEEMVDEEEDLYRKVCNTCGHELTYEKM